The following nucleotide sequence is from Nitratidesulfovibrio termitidis HI1.
CGGCGGAGACGAGATCCCAGAAGAACTGGCCCTTGCGGCACATCTGGCGTGCCTCGATCATCAGGTCGTCGTAGTCGGCGGGCTTGGGCCCGGTGTATTCGGCGGCCATGCGGATGGCCTCGTGCGCCTTCACCGAAATGTCCTGGGCCACCATCAGCTGTTCCCACACCTTGTTCTGGGTGAACAGCACCCGCTGGCGCAGGTAGTCGGGGGTCTTGTCGGTGTGGCACTGGCGGCAGGCGCGCAGGTCCGGGTCCTTCAGCGGCGATGTCCAGTGGTGGTTGGACATCTTCTTCTTGCCGTCAAGCCGGGTGTAGGCCATGTGGCAGTCGGCGCAGCTGACACCCGCGGAGCCGTGCACGCCGTTGATCCACGTTTCGTATTCCGGGTGCTGGGCCTTGAGCATGGGGGTCTTGGACACGGGGTGCACCCAGTCCACGAAGTTGCCTTCGAAACCCTTGGTCGTCGTGTTGCCGTGGGTCTTGTAGTACTCGAACATGTCTTCGGGGTCGAAGCCGTTGGCCCACGGGAAGATGGGCTTCTTGGCCGGTCCCAGTTCCTTGTCCGCGAAGTAGTATTCCACATGGCACTGGCCGCAGACCAGCGCGCGCTTTTCGTTGCGGGGCAGGTCCTTGAATTCCTTGCCCTGCGACTTCAGGTAATCTTGCAGGGGCACGCTGTACAGGCGCAGTTCCATGGTCTGCGGTTCGTGACAGTTGGCGCAGCCGATGGTGTGGTCGTCCACGTCCAGCTTCTGGCGGAACTCGTGAAAGTCCTTGGCCCAGAAGCTGTCCCCGTATTCCTTGACCCACTCGGTCATCTTCGGCGTCTTGCAGTTCCAGCAGGTGGAGGGCAGGCCCGCCTTTTCGCTGTAGTTGTTCAGCCGGTCGATGTTCAGGATGTCCTTCACCGCGTAGGTGTGGCCGCGCGCGGCGCGGTATTCGTAGCTGAAGGGATACCCCAGCCACAGGTTCTTCAGGTACGGCTGGGCGTGCTTGTACCCTTCGGGCAGGGGATTGACGTTGTCGTTCTTGTTGTACGGCACCGAGCCGCCGTATTCGGTCATAATCTGCGATTCGTTGTTGCGCAGGAAGGTCTCGTAGTGCAGCGGAAATTCCGGCTTGAAGGCGGAATTCTTCAGTTCATCGGTGGAAAGCTTGGTCTTGTAGGTGGGCGTCATGGGTTCCGAAGGTTCGGAACAGCCCGCCAGCACGGCGAGCGCCATGGCCATCAGCGCGACGAGAAGGCGACGGCTAGACATCGGCGGCACTCCTTCTGGCTATGGGCAGCTTGGGGGTATGGGGTACGTGGCGGTGGCAGTCGGTGCAGTACTTCTTGGTTTCCATGGACACGGTGGCGGTGGTGGCCACGTGGCAGCGCCGACAGTTGGCCTGCACCACGTCCCTGGTTTCCCCGCCGGGGTGAATCAGGTCGGGGATGGTGCCAAGGGTGGTCGAATAGATGTCGCGCGTGCCTTCCTTGGCCTTGAAGGGCAGCTTGGCCGCCAGGTTGTGCGGCGCGTGGCATTCGTTGCACGCGAATTTCGCGTGCGTGGAACGCTTGTGGGTCAGCGCCGCCTCGGCCATGGAGTGACAACTGCCGCAGAACAGGGCCTGGTCCGTGGCAGTCATGGCCAGGGCCGCGCCTACGGTGACGGCAACGCCCGCCAGCGCGGCCAGGAGCATGATGCGCCATGGCCGGCCGGTGGAGTTGCTCCGCAGAGCATGCATGGTTCCTCCTCCTGTTGGTGTGTCGTGCGTCTGTCCGCCGCAAAAGCCGGAGCGGCCCGCGTGCCGTCATGGATGGGGCGCGGTGCCGGGCATGCAGGCGCAGGCCTTTCGCGGCGGGCAAGGCGAGGGTTCCCACCGCATCATATGGGTAAACAACATCTTGTGATACAATGATTTTTTTATGGAGCGGCGAAGTCGGGACTTTTACAATTTTCTGATTAGTTGTTTATCTGTGTGTTTTAACAGAAAAAAATAATGAACATTGGTGCGCCGAACAGTTTTGACGCCCTTGGGCAATACATGTCCTGTTCAGGTCAAGAAAGTCAGAACGGTCCAGAAAACAAGGAGGTTCCGGGTGGTACACAGCACATTCCACAGGAAATGCGGGGTAATTGCTATGTGATCATTCAGTCTGTGCTGCGGCGACGTGACCGGTCCGGCGATATCCGGGTGCAGGGTTGGGACAATCGGGAGCGACTGCCTGAATATAAGGTAAAAAACGTATTGTTATAGTATGTTGCGTGTATATTTATTGCAATAATGTAATAAAATGCACTACAATTATGTAATAAAAAATCCAATGTGGCCGTCATCAAAAGCGCAATCTTGCCGTTTTTGGAATTTTCCGCTATCCCACGTGAACCCGCTGCGGATTGCGCATTCGTGTCATTCCGGGGCGGAGTCCACGCCATCCGGAGAACGCGTCCATGTGTCGATTGTTCGCCTTGACTTCGACGGAGCCCGTCTCCCCCATGGTGGCCATCAATGCCCTGAATGTGATGAAGGAAGGGCATGACGGCTCCGGGGTCGGGCTCTATCTATCCGGTCTGTCGGGTCCCTTCGCGGAGCACCCCGAATATCCCATCCTCTCCGGCATCTTCACCGAAAAGGGCCTGAAGCGGCTCGACGGAATCATGGACGACCTCGGGTTCCGTCCGTTCCATTCGGTGTCGATCATCAAGTCCAACCCGCCCGCGGGCACGCCCAGGCGCGGCGTGTATCTTGCCCGCGCCTACGAGCCGCCGAAAGCCTGGGCCGACATGCCCGAGGCCGAGCGCACCGCGCAGCTGGTGCAGACCCGCGTGGCCATCCGCCAGCAGGGCGAGGCCGAGCGCGACATGATGGCCTTTTCGTTCTGGCCGGGCGTGGTGATGATCAAGGAAGTGGGCGATCCGCTCACCGTGGGCGAGTATCTGGGCCTTGACCGGCCCGACCTGCACGCCCGCCGCATCCTGTGCCAGGGCCGCCAGAACACCAACTACGCCATCAACCTGTACGCATGCCACCCGTTCTTCATCGAGGGCGTGTGCACCATGACCAACGGGGAAAACACGGCGTTCATCCCGATCCGCGAATACCTTTCGTCGCGCAACGTGCCCGGCTACACGGGCTACCAGTCCGACTCCGAGGTGTTCACGCACATCATGCACTTCACGCACTACAAGCTGGGCCTGCCGGTGGAGGCGTACAAGCACGTCATTACCCCGCTGTCCGACGCCGAAATGGCCGGTCACCCCGACCGGGACATGCTGGCCCGCCTGAAGGTGCTGTGCCGCAAGATGATCATCGACGGCCCCAACTGCGTCATCGGCTGCCTGCCGGACGGCACCATGTTCATGGTGCAGGACCGCAAGAAGCTGCGCCCCGGCGTGGTGGGCGGCAAGCCCGGCATGTACGCCTTTTCGTCCGAGTTGTGCGGCCTCGACGCCGCCATCCCCGACCGCGACAAGACCCTCGACTTCCAGCCCATGCATCTGGACACGGCCTACGTCCGTCCGGAATGCCAAGAGGTGACCATATGCAGCCAACTGCAGGCATTACCCCATCAACGCTGAGCGTTAAGGACCTGCCCTGGCAGGTCGAGTGGAACAAGGACACCTGCACCCTGTGCGGGCGGTGTACCTCCGTGTGTCCGGTGAGCGCCATCGAGCTTGCCGTGCACAGGAAGCGCGTGGTCGAAACCACCACCGGCCTCATGCAGAAGCCCAGGAACACCTATTCGGTGTTCCACGGCATCCGCCAGCGTACCGACGCGGCCTACGCCTGCATCGGTTGCGCCATGTGCACCATGGTCTGTCCCAACAACGCCATCCGTCCCATGCGGCTGGACGAAGGCACCGCGCTGCGCTTCCACAACAACCGCGGGGGCCATGCCCGTACCCGCGGCGGCCGCCGCAACGCGCCGGACAGCCTGCTGGACCAGATCAAGTTCATCCGCATCTCCATGCTCACCGACCCCGCGCTGGACGCCGGGCGGCACGAGTTCGAACTGCGCACCCTGCTGGGTCGCGTGCTGCCGCCCGAACAGGGCCTGAAGGCCTTCCAGGAGAACGGCTGGGTGCCTGCGGTGCGCGAGATCTACCCGCTGGTCATCGGCTCCATGTCCTTCGGCGCGCTTTCTCCCAACATGTGGGAAGGCCTGCAGATGGGCGTTGCCTACCTGAACGAGGAAATGGGCATGCCCGTGCGCATGTGCACCGGTGAAGGCGGCTGCCCGCCGCGCCTGTTGCGCTCGCGCTTCCTCAAGTACGTCATCCTGCAGATTGCCTCCGGCTACTTCGGGTGGGATGAAATCCTGCACGCCATTCCGGAGATGAAGGAAGACCCCTGCGCCATCGAGATCAAGTACGGCCAGGGCGCCAAGCCCGGCGACGGCGGTCTCTTGATGTGGCACAAGGTCAACAAGCTCATCGCCACCATTCGCGGGGTGCCGCCGGGCGTTTCCCTGCCCAGCCCGCCCACCCACCAGACCCAGTATTCCATCGAGGAATCCGTGGCCAAGATGATCCAGTCCATGAGCATGGCCTGGGGATTCCGCGTGCCCGTCTACCCCAAGATATCCGCCACCACCACCTCGCGCGCCGTGCTGAACAACCTGGTGCGCAACCCCTATGCGGCGGGCCTTGCCATCGATGGCGAGGACGGCGGCACCGGGGCGGCCTACAACGTGTCCATGAACCACATGGGTCACCCCATCGCCTCGAACATCCGCGACTGCTACCACGACCTCGTGCAGCAGGGCTGCCAGAACGAGATCCCGCTTATCGCTGGCGGGGGCATCGGCAAGAACGGCAACCTCGCGCACAACGCCGCCGCCCTGATCATGCTGGGCGCCAGCATGGTGCAGGTGGGCAAGTACGTGATGCAGGCCGGGGCCGGGTGCGTGGGGTCTGAAATCGACCGCTGCAACATCTGCAACCTGGGCCGTTGCCCCAAGGGCATCACCTCGCAGGACCCCCGCGTGTACCGCAGGCTGGACCCGGAAAAGGTGGCCGAACGGGTGGTGGACTTCTACCTGGCCTTCGACACCGAGCTGCGCAAGATCTTCGCGCCGCTGGGCCGGTCCACCTCGCTGCCCGTGGGCATGTCCGACGCGCTGGGCATTGCGAACAAGGATGCGGCGGAGCGGCTCGGCATCCAGTACGTCGTGTAGCGCGGGGCATTCGGGGCCTTTTGCCCTCCGGCTTCGTCAGGTGGTCTTTTCCTTCGGGTCACGTACCGAAGAGTACGCTCCCCTCGGAAAAGGCCCGCCTTCCTCGCCGGAAGGCGAAATTCCTCCGGATGCCGGATGCCGGAAGCACCGTGTGAAGAAAAGATTCCGCGCGGCAGGACGGAAAACACGTCCGTCCCCGGCGCGGCGAATGAAGATAACGCCGGAAAGGCAACCATACAGCAGCGGAGTGACGCCATGTCCCCCAGCGAAATGGTCCGCGTAAGCGGCATGGAAGACGGAAAGCGCATCGAATCGCGCATTCTCGAAGAGCGCCTGCAAGGCGTTGTGCGCGACGGCGCGCGCAACGTGGAAGTGGATGCCTGCGGTCAGCACGGCATTGGCGGGCGCTTGTGGGTATCTGAAAAGGAACCCGTGCACGTCACCGTGCGCGGGTCGTCGGGCCAGCGGCTGGGTTCGCTTGGCAGCACCGGCACCACGGTGGAAGTGTTCGGCCCCGCGTCCGACGACGTGGGCTGGCTGAACGCGGGCGCCAACATCGTCGTGCACGGTAACGCCGGTAACGGCGTGTGCAACGGCATGGCCCAGGGGCGCGTGTACGTCGGCGGCAACATCGGCTCGCGCGGCATGACCATGACCAAGCAGAACCCGCGCTTTTCCGCGCCGGAACTGTGGGTGCTGGGCAGCGTCGGCGACTACTTTGCCGAGTTCATGGCGGGCGGCACCGCCGTGGTGTGCGGCGTGGGCGCCCAGAACCCCGCCAACGTGCTGGGCTACCGCCCCTGCGTGGGCATGGTGGGCGGGCGTATCTACGTGCATGGCCCGCACCAGGGCTTTTCGCAGGCCGACGCCAAGCAGGTGGCCATCGACGATGCCGCCTGGGCGTGGCTGACCGAAAACCTGACCGGGTTCCTGGCCGCCATCGGCAAGTCGGACCTGTTGGCCGGGCTTTCGGTGCGCGAGGACTGGCAGTGCATCGCCGCGCGCGGCCCCTTCGAGAAGGTGGGCAAGAAGCGCCGGGCCGTGGCGGATTTTCGCCGCAACGTGTGGGAAAAGGAACTGGGCATGGGCGGCCTTGTGGGCGACCTGACCTCCGTGGACCGCAGCCCCATTCCGCTCATCACCACCGGTGAACTGCGCCGCTTTGTGCCGGTGTGGGAAAACGGCCAGCACATGGCCCCCTGCCAGTCCAGCTGTCCCACCGGCATGCCGGTGCAGGAACGCTGGCGGCTGGTG
It contains:
- a CDS encoding ammonia-forming cytochrome c nitrite reductase subunit c552 codes for the protein MSSRRLLVALMAMALAVLAGCSEPSEPMTPTYKTKLSTDELKNSAFKPEFPLHYETFLRNNESQIMTEYGGSVPYNKNDNVNPLPEGYKHAQPYLKNLWLGYPFSYEYRAARGHTYAVKDILNIDRLNNYSEKAGLPSTCWNCKTPKMTEWVKEYGDSFWAKDFHEFRQKLDVDDHTIGCANCHEPQTMELRLYSVPLQDYLKSQGKEFKDLPRNEKRALVCGQCHVEYYFADKELGPAKKPIFPWANGFDPEDMFEYYKTHGNTTTKGFEGNFVDWVHPVSKTPMLKAQHPEYETWINGVHGSAGVSCADCHMAYTRLDGKKKMSNHHWTSPLKDPDLRACRQCHTDKTPDYLRQRVLFTQNKVWEQLMVAQDISVKAHEAIRMAAEYTGPKPADYDDLMIEARQMCRKGQFFWDLVSAENSVGFHNPTKALNTLAQSQQYSQKAVDVAIRAAAFTTAKDLDGDIHKIVPPILKHSRELQMDPAHMATHKWFKYIPLLPKAPRVWDGQTRLIPPPAPAAAPAS
- a CDS encoding cytochrome c3 family protein, giving the protein MHALRSNSTGRPWRIMLLAALAGVAVTVGAALAMTATDQALFCGSCHSMAEAALTHKRSTHAKFACNECHAPHNLAAKLPFKAKEGTRDIYSTTLGTIPDLIHPGGETRDVVQANCRRCHVATTATVSMETKKYCTDCHRHVPHTPKLPIARRSAADV
- a CDS encoding glutamate synthase, translated to MCRLFALTSTEPVSPMVAINALNVMKEGHDGSGVGLYLSGLSGPFAEHPEYPILSGIFTEKGLKRLDGIMDDLGFRPFHSVSIIKSNPPAGTPRRGVYLARAYEPPKAWADMPEAERTAQLVQTRVAIRQQGEAERDMMAFSFWPGVVMIKEVGDPLTVGEYLGLDRPDLHARRILCQGRQNTNYAINLYACHPFFIEGVCTMTNGENTAFIPIREYLSSRNVPGYTGYQSDSEVFTHIMHFTHYKLGLPVEAYKHVITPLSDAEMAGHPDRDMLARLKVLCRKMIIDGPNCVIGCLPDGTMFMVQDRKKLRPGVVGGKPGMYAFSSELCGLDAAIPDRDKTLDFQPMHLDTAYVRPECQEVTICSQLQALPHQR
- a CDS encoding glutamate synthase-related protein; protein product: MQPTAGITPSTLSVKDLPWQVEWNKDTCTLCGRCTSVCPVSAIELAVHRKRVVETTTGLMQKPRNTYSVFHGIRQRTDAAYACIGCAMCTMVCPNNAIRPMRLDEGTALRFHNNRGGHARTRGGRRNAPDSLLDQIKFIRISMLTDPALDAGRHEFELRTLLGRVLPPEQGLKAFQENGWVPAVREIYPLVIGSMSFGALSPNMWEGLQMGVAYLNEEMGMPVRMCTGEGGCPPRLLRSRFLKYVILQIASGYFGWDEILHAIPEMKEDPCAIEIKYGQGAKPGDGGLLMWHKVNKLIATIRGVPPGVSLPSPPTHQTQYSIEESVAKMIQSMSMAWGFRVPVYPKISATTTSRAVLNNLVRNPYAAGLAIDGEDGGTGAAYNVSMNHMGHPIASNIRDCYHDLVQQGCQNEIPLIAGGGIGKNGNLAHNAAALIMLGASMVQVGKYVMQAGAGCVGSEIDRCNICNLGRCPKGITSQDPRVYRRLDPEKVAERVVDFYLAFDTELRKIFAPLGRSTSLPVGMSDALGIANKDAAERLGIQYVV